The proteins below are encoded in one region of Centropristis striata isolate RG_2023a ecotype Rhode Island chromosome 12, C.striata_1.0, whole genome shotgun sequence:
- the ubxn1 gene encoding UBX domain-containing protein 1, with translation MSELTTLESLLEMGFERNRAEKAVANTGNQGIEQAMDWLMEHENDPDIDEPYVPPVGSVLGGENSQSTTEQPSLADTAEGTAGGDGEFDDDMTGRVPMTEEEKLEQVKRLEELMRVKQAERRERERAEELEREKMRRKQGQELQQIRQKLQDDDMKKLADQRRREKMEDKLARQRVKDKIARDREERAQKFGGGGTPSTAASSQPAQPSPSSPTSHGPPPTKKEYDESRIQVRLLDGSTITAVFKAQEPLAAVRVYVQVNGNTPEGQDFTLISPYPRHVYTDLDMEKPLKELGLVPSAVLVVTKK, from the exons ATGTCAGAGCTAACAACACTAGAGAGCCTACTGGAGATGGGCTTTGAGAGAAACAGAGC GGAAAAGGCGGTGGCCAACACGGGGAACCAGGGAATAGAACAAGCCATGGACTG GTTAATGGAACATGAGAACGATCCAGACATTGATGAGCCCTATGTGCCGCCTGTGGGGAGTGTCCTGGGAGGAGAAAACAGCCAGTCCACCACAGAACAGCCATCACTAGCGGACACTGCTGAAG GGACAGCAGGTGGAGATGGCGAATTCGATGATGATATGACTGGAAGAGTGCCaatgacagaggaggagaaacttGAGCAAGTTAAAAG gctaGAGGAGCTGATGCGGGTGAAGCAGGCAGAGAGACGAGAGCGAGAGCGGGCAGAAGAGCTGGAGCGGGAGAAGATGCGGAGGAAACAGGGCCAAGAGCTGCAGCAGATTCGCCAGAAGCTGCAGGATGATGATATGAAGAAACTTGCTGACCAGCGCAGGAGAGAGAAGATGGAGGACAAACTGGCAAG ACAAAGGGTTAAAGATAAGATTGCACGAGACCGAGAGGAGAGAGCACAAAAG TTTGGAGGGGGTGGAACCCCGAGCACGGCAGCATCGTCCCAACCCGCCCAGCCCAGCCCCTCGTCACCCACCAGTCACGGCCCTCCACCCACTAAGAAGGAATATGATGAGTCCAGGATACAG GTACGTCTGCTGGACGGTTCGACCATCACAGCAGTCTTTAAGGCCCAGGAGCCGCTGGCAGCAGTGCGCGTCTACGTGCAGGTGAACGGCAACACACCCGAAGGTCAGGACTTCACGCTGATATCGCCCTACCCCCGGCACGTCTACACTGATCTGGACATGGAGAAGCCCCTCAAAGAACTGG GTTTGGTGCCTTCAGCTGTGCTGGTTGTTACCAAAAAGTAA
- the si:ch211-114c17.1 gene encoding pre-mRNA-processing factor 39: MAAEGCEEMSGNGELEESSAMEASEDPAAPPTEMADLSEENGSPAVAPEVPVAPDPATFSMPPAAEDEEGELPADFERLWKAAHDNPQDFTGWTDLLQYCEQEGHVTASRRALEAFLVRYPLCYGYWKKYADLERRAGYNNKAEEVCVQGLQVIPLSVDLWIHYINLLLGTLDMNLPESPTRIRSVFEDAVLAAGLDFHSDRLWDLYVEWEKEQGNMKNATSVLDRVLKVPTQLYNTHYEKFKEHLNGHEPKEVLSTEEYEELRALCRQSQKAERAEQAQEEEEERPPGEEEPATPEGTDTEELMQKIREQVLIHRDKVYQDNEGEVRKRWHFEDAIKRPYFHVKPLDRLQLRSWHTYLDWETAQLNKDTKDPQDPQQDPNQAATEVSEVTAQPQEESEDAPVTHDDYRVRILYERCLIACALYEEFWIRYTQYLEVQSVDEARAVFKRACEVHLMYKPNIHMQWATFEERHGDLTEARRVLEALEKTLPGLAVVRLRRAALERRAGQLDQSEALLQEAVAESKEKPTLHAFYSIKLARLLLKLGRNPSRARRVLQEALEISPDNDKLHLNLLELEVSGDPWASTEAVQECVTRALAAPLAPHTKILFSQRGLQFAEDYSNSIQSVLSVYEEHQKLLRELGGTKRGAENGDEDPEKLSKSEDGSAVAVSAQVPPTMPHVPITTPPPPVMGTDASSQAAYGGYSSWYQQPQYGSYGYQNTWNYNQGYYPPS, from the exons ATGGCGGCGGAAGGCTGCGAGGAGATGAGCGGCAACGGGGAGCTCGAAGAGTCTTCAG CCATGGAGGCTTCTGAGGATCCTGCAGCGCCTCCCACTGAGATGGCAGACTTGTCCGAGGAGAACGGCAGTCCCGCCGTGGCCCCTGAGGTCCCCGTAGCCCCCGACCCCGCCACCTTCTCGATGCCCCCAGCTGCAGAGGACGAGGAAGGAGAACTGCCCGCAGACTTTGAGCGCCTGTGGAAAGCTGCCCACGACAATCCTCAAGACTTCACCGGCTGGACTGACCTGCTGCAGTACTGCGAGCaagag GGTCACGTCACAGCGTCACGCAGAGCCTTAGAGGCTTTCCTTGTTCGATACCCGCTCTGCTACGGCTACTGGAAGAAATATGCCGATCTGGAGCGCCGCGCTGGATACAACAACAAAGCAGAGGAG GTGTGTGTTCAGGGTCTGCAGGTGATCCCTCTGAGTGTAGATCTGTGGATCCACTACATCAATCTGCTGCTGGGAACTCTGGACATGAACCTGCCGGAGTCGCCCACACGGATTCGCAG TGTGTTTGAGGATGCGGTTTTGGCAGCAGGTCTGGACTTCCACTCAGACCGGCTTTGGGATCTCTACGTGGAGTGGGAGAAGGAGCAGGGGAACATGAAGAATGCAACATCCGTCCTGGACAGAGTCCTCAAAGTCCCCACCCAGCTCTACAACACCCACTACGAAAA GTTCAAGGAACACCTGAACGGCCACGAGCCCAAAGAGGTGCTTTCCACGGAGGAGTATGAGGAGCTGAGGGCGCTGTGCCGTCAGAGTCAGAAGGCAGAGCGGGCCGAACAGgcccaggaggaggaggaggagaggccgCCAGGGGAGGAAGAGCCCGCCACCCCAGAGGGCACAGACACG GAGGAGCTGATGCAGAAGATCAGGGAACAAGTTCTGATTCACAGGGACAAAGTGTACCAGGACAACGAGGGAGAAGTCCGCAAGAGATGGCACTTTGAAGATGCT ATCAAACGTCCCTACTTCCACGTCAAGCCACTCGATCGCCTCCAGCTGCGGTCCTGGCATACCTACCTGGACTGGGAGACTGCTCAGCTGAACAAGGACACCAAAGACCCCCAAGACCCCCAACAAG ATCCAAACCAGGCAGCCACAGAGGTCTCAGAGGTCACAGCCCAGCCTCAGGAGGAATCAGAGGATGCGCCAGTTACTCATGATGACTACAGGGTCCGCATCCTGTACGAGCGCTGTCTAATCGCCTGCGCTCTGTACGAGGAGTTCTGGATCAGG TACACTCAGTACCTGGAGGTGCAGAGTGTGGATGAGGCGCGTGCTGTTTTCAAACGGGCCTGTGAGGTCCACCTGATGTACAAACCCAACATCCACATGCAGTGGGCCACCTTCGAGGAGAGGCATG GTGACTTAACTGAGGCCCGGCGAGTGCTGGAGGCCCTGGAGAAAACACTTCCAGGGTTGGCGGTGGTCCGTCTCCGCAGGGCGGCTTTAGAGAGGCGAGCGGGCCAGCTGGACCAATCGGAGGCCCTGCTGCAGGAGGCGGTGGCTGAATCCAAAGAGAAGCCCACGTTACACGCTTTTTATTCCATCAAGCTGGCTCGTCTGCTGCTGAAGCTGGGCAGGAACCCGAGCAGAGCCCGCAGAGTTTTACAGGAGGCGCTGGAGATAAGTCCG GATAACGATAAGCTGCACCTGAACCTGTTGGAGCTGGAGGTGTCGGGCGACCCCTGGGCCTCCACTGAGGCGGTGCAGGAGTGTGTGACACGAGCGCTGGCAGCTCCCCTCGCCCCGCACACTAAGATCCTCTTCTCACAGAGAGGCCTGCAGTTTGCAGAGGACTACAGCAACTCTATCCAGAG CGTGCTGTCGGTCTATGAGGAACACCAGAAACTGCTGAGGGAGCTCGGCGGAAccaagagaggagcagagaacGG AGATGAGGACCCTGAGAAGCTGAGCAAAAGTGAGGACGGCTCTGCTGTCGCCGTGTCTGCACAAGTCCCACCTACCATGCCGCACGTCCCCATCACGACACCGCCTCCTCCTGTGATGGGCACCGACGCCAGCTCACAGGCCGCATACGGGGGATACAGCAGCTGGTACCAG CAACCACAATACGGCAGCTACGGCTACCAGAACACCTGGAACTACAACCAAGGCTACTATCCTCCCAGCTAA